The genomic region GCCGCCCCGGCCTCGCTGGTCATCGCCAAGATCCTTTACCCTGAAACCGAAATCCCCGTGACCAAGGGGACGGTGCGCCTGAAGGTGGAGAAGAACGCCTCCAACTTCGTCGAGGCGGCGGCCACCGGCGCCGGCGACGGCATGCAGCTGGCATTGAACGTCGGCGCCATGCTCCTGGCCTTCATTGCCGGTATTGCGTTATTCAATTATCTGTTCGTCGGCCTGGGCGACCTGCTGCACGTCAACGCCTATCTTATAGCCCACTTTGGAATGCCCCTTTCGCTCCAGCTCATCTTCGGGGTGGTGCTGCGCTACCTGGCCATCGGCATCGGCGTGCCGGTGCGCGACGCCTTCCATTTCGGCAGCCTCCTCGGCACCAAGGTGGTCCTGAACGAATTCGTCGCCTATATCGACCTGGTCGGTATGATCAAACAGGGGCTCATCAGTCCCAAAGGCATCACCATGGCCACGTACGCGTTGTGCGGTTTCGCCAATTTTTCCTCGATCGCCATCCAGATCGGCGGCATTTCCCCCATGGCGCCGCACCGCAAGAAGGACATCGCCGCGCTGGGGCTCAAAGCCGTCCTGGGCGGGTCGCTGGCCACACTGATGACCGCCACCCTGGCCGGGATATTGCTGGGGTAGGGGACGGAAGAATTGAAAAAATCGGTAGGGGCGACCCGGCGGGTCGCCCTGGGATGAAATCGAAAAATACAGGGCGATCCATCGGATCGCCCCTACGCAGTCCTCGGTTTTGCGTTATTTCTTCTCGACCGGCCAGTTGATCTCGGTTCTGAGCTCTTCTGGTTTTACCGCTTGCGGGTTCATGTCCAGGTATTTTTCGATGCACGGACCGGCCGTTTTATAACCGTTCTTTTCTATGAATTCGAATATCTTGCCGTAGGCGTCGCCGACTTTTTCATAAGGCCCAACATACAAATAAACGGCGATCTTGGTGGCTTTGCATTCCCCTTTCAACAGCGGCGCGGCCACGGCGGCGTCGGCACCGACGGGGAAGCCCAGCCGCCATTGCAGCTCCTCCTCCTTGACCTGGGCGGGGGAATTGAGGTACATGCCGAAGAAGTTGCCGATCGGCGCCAGCCCCTGCTGGAAGAATGACTGCATGAACACTCCGATCTTGGCCGGGATCTGCGCGTACGAACCGCTGCATTCCAGGTAGGCGTAAGTGAATGGCGTCGTATCCTGGATGACGACTTCCTGGGCCGGCAGCAGGATTGTCATAATCGAAAGGGCGACCATAAGGAACAGCGCTTTTTTCATTTCTCCTCCTATGATTGCCGATTATCCGTCCCGAGGCCGGGAATTGTCAACTGTTTAAGGTCAAAGCGCTGGAAATTCTCCAATCGCACCGATGATGAATGACGGCGCCGGGCCGGCAGGGGCGGGAATTCCCTTGGGGTTGAGCCAGCAGAAGTCCATGCCGGCGTTGCGCGCCGCGGCCATGTCCGATGTCACGCTGTCGCCGACGTAGAGGACCTCGCCGGGGTTCACGCCGATCTTGGCCAGCGCCGGCGCGAAAATGAGCGGATCGGGCTTGGCGACGCCGACCTCCTCGGAAATGACGATGGCCTTGAAAAAGGGGGTGATGGGCGAGGCGGCGAAGCGCTTATTCTGGACGGATGCGATGCCGTTGGTGATCAGGGCCAGGGGGAATCTTTTCGCCAGTTCCCGCACCAGGTCCAGCGCTCCGGGGAGCAGCTGCGACTGGTTCGCCAGGGTTTCCAGGTAGAAGGTGCTGACCCGTTCTAAAGGCAAGTCCGGGATCGCCAGCTCGGCGCTCAGGCGGCGAAAGCGCTCGACGCGCAACATCGCCTGGTCGGTTTCGCCGCGCTCGAATTCCTGCCAGACGTCGCGGTTGTGGCGGCGGTAGACGGCGATGAACGCTTCCGGCGCGCCGGCGATGGCGAACTCGCGGCAGCAGGCCAGTAGGGCGGCGCGCTCGGCCCCGGGGTAGTCATAGAGGGTGTCGTCGGCGTCGAAGAAGATGGCTTTGTACTCTTTTTTCAAGTGTTCAGTAGGGCCAGGGGGTGATCCCCGTCTTGTCGGCCAGGTGCAGGACCATCTTCGGCTCGGCGACCGGCTTGCGGCTGAAGCGGATGGCCGCCCCCAACCGCTCGCGCACCGAGGCCAGCAGCTCCGGCCGGTCGGAGTGGACGGTCACCAGTTTCTGCCCCTTCGCGACCTTGTCGCCGACATTGGCATGGAAGACAAAGCCGGCACCGTGGGCGACGGCGTCCTCCTTCTTGCGGCGGCCGGCGCCGGTGTCGATGGCGGCCATGCCCACGGCGAAGGAGTCGATGCGCGCGATCCAGCCCGCTTGCGGCGCCAGCACATCCTCCTTGAGCCGGCTGGTGGGAAACAGGGAATAGTCTTCGCAGACCCGCCCGTCGCCCCCTTGCGCTTGGATGAAGCTCCGGAAAACGGCCAGCGCCCGGCCCGAGGCGATGGCGGCCTCGAAGGTCTTGACCGCCTGGTCAAAGGGCAGCTCCTGTCCGGCGGCCCGCAGCATGCACCAGCCCAGGGCGAAGGTGACCTCGAGGATGTCGGCCGTGCCGTTCCCCTTCAGCGCCTCGATCGACTCGATCATCTCCAGGGCATTGCCCACGGTCCGGCCGAGCGGCTGGTCCATGTTCGAGATGATCCCGAGCGTGGGGCGGCCCGTCTTTTCGCCGATGGCCACCATGGTGCGGCACAGGCGGATCGAATCCTCCTCCTCCCTCATGAAGGCGCCGCTGCCGGTCTTGACGTCGAGCACGATGCCGTCCGAGCCCAGGGCGAGCTTCTTGCTCATGATCGAGGAGGCGATCAACGGGATGCAGCTGACGGTGGCGGTGGCGTCGCGCAGGGCGTAGAGCTTCTTGTCGGCCGGACCGAGGTTGTCGGTCTGGCCGCAGATGACCATGCCGGTGTCGGCGAGGACGGCGCGGAAACGGTCGAGGCCGAGGAAGACGTTCATGCCCGGAATGGCCTCCAGCTTGTCCAGCGTGCCGCCGGTGTGGCCGAGGCCGCGGCCTGAGAGCATGGGCACGCGGACGCCGCAGGCGGCGAGCAGCGGGGCGACGACGAAACTGATCTTGTCGCCGACGCCGCCGGTGCTGTGCTTGTCTATCTTCTTGCCGGCCACGCTGGCCAGGGGAATGCGGTCGCCCGAATCGAGCATGATCTCGGTCAGGTCGGCCAGCTCGCGGTCGTTCAGGCCGCGGATGTAGACGGCCATCAGCCAGGCCGCGATCTGGTAATCGGGGATTTCACCCTTGACATAGCCGTCGATGACGAAGGCGATCTCGCCGCGCTCGAGCTCGTGCCCGTCCCGCTTCTTCGATATGATTTCATACATGCCGTTAGCCATGGTTGTCCTTTGGGTCCAGTTTTATTTATTTTCTAGGGCCAGTTCCTCGACGATGGCCATGCTGGCGCTGAGGCCGAGGCGCGAGGCGCCGGCCCGGATCAGCCGCCGCGCCTCATCGAGGTTGCGGATGCCGCCCGAGGCCTTGACGCCGATGTTGGCGCCGACCGTCCGGCGCATCAGGCGTACATGAACTGGGGTAGCCCCGCAGGGGCCGAAGCCGGTCGATGTCTTGACGTATCCGGCCCCGGCTTCGACCGCGAGCTCGCAGGCAGCGACGATCTCCTTGTCGCTCAGGAGGCAGGTCTCCAGGATCACCTTGACCAGCGCCGGGCCGCTGGCTTCGACCACGGCGCGGATGTCGTCGCGCACTAAGTCGAACTTTTTATCGAGCAAAGCGCCGATGTTGATCGTTGTATCGATCTCGGCGACGCCGTTCTTCACCGCCTCCCCGGCCTCAAAGGCTTTGGCGGTGCCGGTGCCGGCGCCGAGCGGGAAGCCGGCCACGGCGCAGACCAAAACCCCGCTGCCCCGGAGTTTCTCGAAGGCAAAGCGCACATAGCCGCCGTTGACGCAAACGGCATAGAAACCATACCGGC from Candidatus Aminicenantes bacterium harbors:
- a CDS encoding GyrI-like domain-containing protein codes for the protein MKKALFLMVALSIMTILLPAQEVVIQDTTPFTYAYLECSGSYAQIPAKIGVFMQSFFQQGLAPIGNFFGMYLNSPAQVKEEELQWRLGFPVGADAAVAAPLLKGECKATKIAVYLYVGPYEKVGDAYGKIFEFIEKNGYKTAGPCIEKYLDMNPQAVKPEELRTEINWPVEKK
- a CDS encoding YjjG family noncanonical pyrimidine nucleotidase, which encodes MKKEYKAIFFDADDTLYDYPGAERAALLACCREFAIAGAPEAFIAVYRRHNRDVWQEFERGETDQAMLRVERFRRLSAELAIPDLPLERVSTFYLETLANQSQLLPGALDLVRELAKRFPLALITNGIASVQNKRFAASPITPFFKAIVISEEVGVAKPDPLIFAPALAKIGVNPGEVLYVGDSVTSDMAAARNAGMDFCWLNPKGIPAPAGPAPSFIIGAIGEFPAL
- a CDS encoding thymidine phosphorylase encodes the protein MANGMYEIISKKRDGHELERGEIAFVIDGYVKGEIPDYQIAAWLMAVYIRGLNDRELADLTEIMLDSGDRIPLASVAGKKIDKHSTGGVGDKISFVVAPLLAACGVRVPMLSGRGLGHTGGTLDKLEAIPGMNVFLGLDRFRAVLADTGMVICGQTDNLGPADKKLYALRDATATVSCIPLIASSIMSKKLALGSDGIVLDVKTGSGAFMREEEDSIRLCRTMVAIGEKTGRPTLGIISNMDQPLGRTVGNALEMIESIEALKGNGTADILEVTFALGWCMLRAAGQELPFDQAVKTFEAAIASGRALAVFRSFIQAQGGDGRVCEDYSLFPTSRLKEDVLAPQAGWIARIDSFAVGMAAIDTGAGRRKKEDAVAHGAGFVFHANVGDKVAKGQKLVTVHSDRPELLASVRERLGAAIRFSRKPVAEPKMVLHLADKTGITPWPY
- the deoC gene encoding deoxyribose-phosphate aldolase is translated as MAGLDREKLVTMIDHTELSPQAGEKRIADLCAEARRYGFYAVCVNGGYVRFAFEKLRGSGVLVCAVAGFPLGAGTGTAKAFEAGEAVKNGVAEIDTTINIGALLDKKFDLVRDDIRAVVEASGPALVKVILETCLLSDKEIVAACELAVEAGAGYVKTSTGFGPCGATPVHVRLMRRTVGANIGVKASGGIRNLDEARRLIRAGASRLGLSASMAIVEELALENK